GCGCCTCGCCATCCGGCCTTTGGCGCGAAAACAGGACCCCGCGGAATTTTCGGACACGCTCTTAGTGGTCATGGGCATGAATACGATGACGTTCGTTGCGCCCAATTTGGCCTGGGGCGAGGCGCGACGAGGGAGCATAGCCGGGAGCTGCTCTGTGACCGAGGAGCAACGAAGCCCCAGGCCAAATTCGGCGCAACCCGAAGGGCGGCAGTTCATTTGCGACCAGACTTCGTTGCTCGCTCCTTACAGACCGTTGATGGGTATGCTCGTCGCTCGCGCCTCGTCTGGCCGCAAAATCCCTTGCCGCGAACGTCATCATATTTATGTCCATGACCACTTAAGCAAAATGCGCCTGAAGATTGCCAAATTACGGTAGGAAGTCTTGGCGCAAACGCGGAGGCTCCTGGTGGGATGAAAGGCGATGCGCCAGTCTCTTCGGGCGCCGTGCAGAACCCTCGGCGCGGTCTTGCTTTCTGGTTTCCGGCCGCCCTCGCGGGCTTTTTGGTTCTTGTGCTTCTGCCCGCGTTGCTGGTTTTTCCCTTGGCGCAGGTTTTGACGAGCCCGGCGGCCGTCGCCGCCGCCAAGCAGAAGCAGCCGCCGCTTCCTTTCGATGAGGCTGGAATTCGTTACGGCGCGATTCAGGCCACCGGACCGGTCGAGCAACTGGCGATGCGGCTCAGCCGCGGCGAACACGCGCTGACGCCGGGCAATCACGGTTATCTGCTTCCAGTGCTCGAAGCCCTGCAGGTGCCCCGGTCTTCGCAGATCCTGGTTTTTTCCAAAACTTCCTCCGACAAAGACCGCATTTCGCCTCGCACCCCGCGCGCGATCTACTTCAACGATGAGGTTTATGTGGCCTGGATTCCCGGGGCACAGCGCCTGGAAATCGCCGCTACGGATCCGCGACTGGGCGCGGTCTTTTATACGGCTTCCCAAAAGGCGGACGCGCCCGCCCGACTGTCACGAAACGACCGCTGCCTGGAATGCCACACCTCAGCCGCAAATCTGGGAGTCCCCGGCTTTCTGGCGCGCTCGGTCGTCACCGATGATCGGGGCGCAGTCGATTGGGGACGCGGGTTGTCCTATGTCAGTCATCGCACGCCCCTGAGCGAACGCTGGGGCGGATGGTATGTGTGCGGATCGCACGGAAATCAAACTCATCTGGGCAACCTCGTGGGAGGGGCCGACTTTGACCGGCAGGCCCGTGAACCGAACTTCAGAGGCAATCAGGCGAACTTGAGCGGCTTGCTCGACCTGAGCCCGTATCCTGAACCAACCAGCGATATCGTGGCGTTGCTGGTCTTCGAGCACCAGTGCCACACGCACAATTTCATCAGCCGCTTGCGGCAGGACACAGAGGCAACGCTGGAACGCGGCGGCGCCGTCGAGGCAGACACTTACTTGAAAGGAGTTGCCGAGGCGTTCATCAAGCACCTCCTGTTCATCGACGAAGCGCCTTTGTCCGCCCGCGTGCAGGGCACGTCCGACTTCGGGCGATCATTCGAGAGCCGCGGCCCGCGTGATCGGCAAGGCCGTTCGCTGCGTCAATTCGATCTGCAGACTCGATTGTTCAAGCATCCGTGCAGTTACCTGATCTACTCGCCCGCGTTCGACAGCCTGCCTCGTCCGATGAAACTCCACCTCTACGGCCGGCTCTGGAAAATCCTCGGCGGAACAGATCCTGATCCCGCTTTTCGCAAGCTGGCGCCTGAAACGAGACAGGCAATCCGGGAGATTCTCGCCGACACCAAGCCGGACGTTCCGCTCTATTGGACCCTATGAGCCACCTCGAGAACAACCCCAGTTGCAGGCTTGGATTTGAAGGGCGGTAAGATCATCGCGACAAATAGGATGGTCGGCTGCATCCGAAGGACGGCAAAGCTCGTAGCGCAGAGTTGCACTCTGCCGTATCGCAGAATTGTATTCTGCGGGGCGTCTCCCGGTCCGAGCCCGCTGGGACTTGCCGGCGCCCTGCCGATTGGAAATCGGCGATACAGCAGATTGAAAATCTGCGCTACGGTTCTCCGCTCGATCTGTCGTCAATCCCACGGTCTGCACAGTAAGCGCGCCCTTTACGAACGCGATGGCCACGCGGCCATTTGGACAAAAACTCATCGGCTCACTCGCGCGCAAAGTGGCGTTGGGGGTGGCGAAAGATTTTCAGCCCACGCGCGCAACCGTCAGCGTCTCCGGCCAGACGGTGCCTGCGACGCTGACCGCGAATGACGGCCGCGCCGTGGTCCAATACGCGTCCGACATGGTCCTGAAGAGCGGAGACAGGCTGCGGGTGGAATTGACGTGACTGTTGAGGAAGCTGGTACGCGAGGTGGGATTTGAACCCACAACCTTCGGCTCCGGAGGCCGACACTCTATCCAATTGAGCTACTCGCGCACTCCACCGGATAAAGCCAACCTACAAACCGGATGGGCCGAGTCAAATCATTAATCGCCCAGTCAACGTGAGTCAAAGCGGGTCTGGACTTGTCGAACGTGGGCAGTGCCGTTTGAATTCCTGCTATGAAAGCCATTCAATTGACTGCCCACGGACAGCCGGGCCAGTTCCGGATCGCCGAACCGCCGGAGCCAACCGCTGGCCCAGGCGAAGTGGTCGTGGCCGTCCGTGCCTGCGGGTTGAATCGTCTGGACCTGTGGCTGGAAGAAGGGAATTTGCCTCTTACGATTCAACTCCCCCGCACGCCAGGCTCGGAGATCGCCGGCGAGATCGTGCAAACAGGGCCAGGAGTTGATGTCTGGAAGAAGGGAGATCGAGTCGCTGTCCAATCCAACCTTTTTTGCGGGCAGTGCGAGTTTTGCGCGCGCGGGGAGGAGTCGCGCTGCTTGCACGGCCAGCTTCTCGGTGTGGATCGCGACGGTGGATTTGCCGAACAGGTGCGGGTTCCAGAGCGTGCGCTGGTCCGGCTTCCGGATTCGGTTTCTTACGAATCCTCCGCAGCGCTGACCCTCGCCGGCAGCACCGCAATGCACATGCTCACGGATCGCGCGCCGGTTCGGCCCGGGGACTGGGTCCTGGTGGTCGGAGCCGCGAGCGGAGTTGGATCCGCGGCGATCCAGATTGCCCGCGGCCTCGGTGCGCGTGTGATTGCGACGGCGTCAAACCGGGCCAAGAAAGCGCTCGCGCTCAAACTGGGCGCCGAACACGTTGTCGAGACCGCTGATGAGGCCTGGCCCGCGGAAGTCCGGAAACTCACCGGCAAACACGGAGTGGACGTGGTCGTGGAGCACGTCGGCGGGCCCCTCCTGGAGCAGGCGATGAATTGTCTGGCGCGAGGCGGGACGGTGGTGACCTGCGGCGCGACCGCGGGCCGGGAGGTGCGGTTGAATCTCTGGCCGTTCTTCGTGAAAGAACAACGGCTCATCGGCAGCTACGGCCGCACGCGGCGCGATCTGATCGCGACGCTCGAATGGTCGGCCGCAGGGAAACTACAGCCGACCATCGATCGCGTGGTTGGATTATCGGAAACGCCCGCTGCGTTTGCCGCGCTCAGAAATCGCGCGGTGCTGGGCAAGGTAATCGTGGTCCCGTGAACGGCGCGAGCCGTTCGGCGATCCCCTTTTCATCGTGACAGTTCAATTGAAGGCGGGAGTCGCTTCGATCGACTGTCCTGCCGCCACGGTCATGTTCTCCCCCTGCGCCCAGACCTGGTCATTGAGCAGCAGTTTGAACTCGATGTTTCCTTCGGCGTTTTTCGTGGACCACACCCAGGTGGCGGCATCCGCACATTCCAGGGGCGTGCCTTTGTCCCAGCTCAGCCCATCTCCCTGGCCGCGAATGTAGAGAGTGTTCCCGAACCCGACGTCGATGCGGACGTTGACGGTCGTGAGGGGCGGGGCCTTCCGCTTCGCGCTTGCCGAAGGGATCTTGATCGGTTTGGTTTGGAGTGGCGCTTTAGCGGTGGAAGCGGCGGTCGGCGCGCTTGGAACTCGCGCGGGAGCCACTTCCAGGGCGCTCGGCACGTACGCGGGCGCAGCCGCGGCCTTCTTGGCCGGGGCTTTGGTTGTTATTTCGGTCTTCGATTTCATGTCGTTTCTTTTTCAGTTTCAGTTCATCATTCTTTACGGACTGCACAAAACGTGACACTCGCTCCAGGGATCCAAAGCGGGCGATCACGGCTCAATCTGCCGAAGCAATTCAGATTCCAGACCCTTGCTGCATCGGGAATCCGTTCAGGTCCGGCGCACACCGCCCTGAAAGAGGCGCGTGGTGGTCCTGTCGGCCAGAAAAGAGCGTGTGCGGTAAAGGAATTCTTCTCGACGGTCAAGGAATTATTTTGAGAAATTCACGCGGTGATCGCCTTCCTTGGCAGCCCGGAGTTTTGGTTCGCCAGCCCTCTGGGCTTCTTGTTCGCCGTATTTACCCTCTGGATGCTCGTGGATGCCGTCCGGCGCGACGAATGGCTCTGGGCATTCTTTATCTTTCTCTTCCCCCCGATCAATGCGCCGCTCTACTTTTTTCTCGTCTATCGTAACGCGCCGTCGGTAGCCACCCTGGGGTTTGAGTTGCCCGGGGCTCGAGATCGCCGCCGCATCAAGGAGTTGGAAGCGCAGATTCACCACCTGGATAAAGCGCACCACCACCTCGAACTGGGCGACATTTACTTTCAACAGGGAAAACTGCCGAAAGCGTTGGAGAGCTATCAAAAGGCGTTCGAACGCGACCCGAATGATCCCGACACCCGCAGCCACCTGGGCCAATGCCTCCTTCGCTTGAATCGCCCGCAGGAAGGCCAGGAGATGCTGGACCGGGTTTGCGCCGAGAACCCAAACCACGACTACGGTTACACCCTGATGGCGCTGGCCGAGGCCCAGGTGGCGCTGCGGGAGACGGACGCCGCCATCGCGACCCTGCAGCGCGTGCTGGAATTGCATTCTTACGCGCGCGCCCGTGTGCAGCTCGCGGCGCTTTACTTCGAGAAAGGCGCAGCCGATCAAGCTCGCGCCGAACTCCGCGAAGTGCTGGCCGACGATTCCGCTTCGCCGGATTTCCAACGCAAGCGAGATCGCGTCTGGATTCGGAAAGCGCGGCGGATGCTGAAAAGGGGGTGAGCCTGAAGCGTTGGAGGGGGGGCTACTTCATCTTTGCCAGGCCTTCGGTCAGCTCGATATAGACGCCCCAGGGATCGGTGAGGAAAGCGATGCTCAACCCCATTTGCGGAAACGAACGATACGGCATGTCAAACTTTACGCCCTCCGCTTCCAGCTTTTTGCAGAACGCCTCGAGATTCGTGACCTCGAATCCGATGTGATCGACGCCGCGGCCCTTGGTGCCGGGCAGTTTCGAATCGGCGGCCCTCCAGCGCAAGTTCACGCCGGGAACATCGGCGGCTTTGAAGATCCCGCTCATTCCCGGAACGGCGCCGAACATTTTTTCGTACCACGCCCGTTGCTCGTCGATTTGCGGGACCGCGAAGTGGATGTGGTCGTGGACAACCGGGTCGGATTGCATCGCATTCTCATAGAACTCCACCTTGATGCCATCTGGAAGTTCGATGAACATCTGATGCACCTTTGGATTCTCGCTGAGGACCTTGGCTCCCGCCGCCGTGAGCTTGGCCTTTGTTTCTTCCAGATTCTTCACCTTGAATCCGAGGTGATCCACCACGCTCCCCTCCGTGCCGCCGGACGGAGGACCTTTGGTCAACAGGACTTGAACGCCGGGGAATTGATAGGCTTCCAATCGGCCGAGCTTGACGGCCTTTGCGCCCAAGGCATCGATCCAGAGCTTTTTGTGGACGTCCAGGTCCGAGACCCGCAGGTGCAGGTGACCCATGGAAACGCCTTTCTCATTTCCGGGCGGCAGTTGGGCAAGGACGGAAGGCGTGAGTAACAAGGAGAGGACGAGTAGCTTCGTCATAAAGTCATAGGCCAGGCTTGCTTCAAGCGCGACAATGCCTGCCTTGGCGCGAGATGACAAGTGCCTTCCGTCCCGCTCGGCGCGTTGCAACCAACAGTGAGTAGGTAACCGGCAAACCCACAAACGAGAAAACGGGAAAGCGAAAAGGCCGCTGTTTCCAGCGGCCTTTTCGTTAAACATCGGGAGTCGAATTCTGAACCTGAATCTCTGAATCAATAAAAGAGACAAAAAGAAGAGAAATTGGGCCGCCACCCCACCCTCCCTGTAACAAGCAAGGTCAAATGGCGGCCCGCACCTCCCTGCGTCTGCGAAGCAGACTCTTCTCCCTACGTCGTTCTGTGGAGTGAACGACGTTTTACCTCCTTGCTGGAAGCTCGAACTACACGGCAATCACCTCGTTCCTTGAATCGGGATTTGAACGTCTCGATCATCTTCAGCCTCGTGATTTCCATGATCATCCAGAGTTTTCCAACCTTTATCTGACGCGAAAACTTCTATCAGTTTTCCTCCTCCGAAGTCAAAGAAAACTTATTCACAAATTGGCTGACTTACTAACAAATCACGCTGCGCGAGTTCAACTGCTCCTAAGTAACACCTCGAAGCGAAGCGGGAAGATGGCGAACTTGCTTCGGCAACACCGGAATCCACGACGGCCGGAATCCCAGAATTCACCGTCGATCAGAACGCGTCCGAGTTGAGAATTTCCATCGTGTCTTCGCCAAATCCTAACGCGTAAATTCGAAGTCGACTCAGATGGGTCACCAGTGTCGGTTCGATCGTCACGCTGGCAATCAGCGGCAAAACCTTGAAACTGGAGAATTCCGGGAAAAACTCGGGGATCGAACGAATCTTGTCCTGGAAAGCTGCGGCTTTCTCCACAGTGACTTTGGACTTGGCTTCGCAGATCAGCAAGTGGCGGTGTCCCACAACGATCAAATCAATCTCGATGTTCCGCCCTGGCTCGGAAGGATGCTGGCGCTTGACGCGGATTGCCGACGCAATAACCTCGTCGCCCTTGAACAGAGTACGCGCAACGCGCGGCGCATTCGGCGCCACCATATCTTCGATCAAAGTTCCAAGACGGTCGGAAAGCGCTGCAAGTTGACGGTTAAATTCCTTGCGTTCCTTCTCTGCCTGCTGACGATCCTTCTCTGCCTGCTGACGATCCTTCTCTGCCTGCTGACGATCCTTCTCTGCCTGCTGACGATCCTTCTCTGCCTGCTGGCGGTCCTTCTCCGCCTGCTTTTGCATTTCGAGCAATTGGCGATCCGTGCGTGCATTGCTCGCCCGGATTTCGGTAATGTCTTCGCGCGTGGCGGCAAGGATCAAGGAAGTTTGTTCCATGAACTTTGTCAGCGCCTCTTCGAGACGATCAACGCGTTCGGTCGTTACGGCCATGATCGGATCCTACGGTGGGTGGATTCGCCAAACAAGTCGGAAGAGTTGAGGCAGTTGAGGCAATAAAAAAACCGCCGCCGGATGGCAGTCGGCTCTCCGGCGGCGGCCCCACGCACCTCCCTGGCGTGTGTTCTTCGCGTGATGCTTGTCAGAGTTTCACAGGAAAAGGGGTCGGTAATGGTGGTGATTCATGATTCCTTGACTAATGACTGTTGGTCCCTGTCTTCTTTTCTGTCCCCAAATGTCCTCGTTTTGGATAGGCCGTTCCCTGGTTCCGCCCTGTCGGCCTGGCCTCCGGAGTAGGGTAGGCATCTTGCTCGCATCCAAAACTTCACTTGAACTGGGCAGAGAAGACAGGCCGGGTATGTGTTTAGCGTAGCGCAGATTTTCAATCTGCTAGCTCATCGATCCGCAGCAGCTCGTCCCATTCCTGCTCCGACAACACTCCCTCAAGTTCGTCTGCCAGGTCGCCAACCGAAACGACCCGCACTCCTCGCACAATCCGCCCCAGATAAGACGCGGCTTTATCACGAAAT
The nucleotide sequence above comes from Verrucomicrobiota bacterium. Encoded proteins:
- a CDS encoding zinc-binding dehydrogenase, translated to MKAIQLTAHGQPGQFRIAEPPEPTAGPGEVVVAVRACGLNRLDLWLEEGNLPLTIQLPRTPGSEIAGEIVQTGPGVDVWKKGDRVAVQSNLFCGQCEFCARGEESRCLHGQLLGVDRDGGFAEQVRVPERALVRLPDSVSYESSAALTLAGSTAMHMLTDRAPVRPGDWVLVVGAASGVGSAAIQIARGLGARVIATASNRAKKALALKLGAEHVVETADEAWPAEVRKLTGKHGVDVVVEHVGGPLLEQAMNCLARGGTVVTCGATAGREVRLNLWPFFVKEQRLIGSYGRTRRDLIATLEWSAAGKLQPTIDRVVGLSETPAAFAALRNRAVLGKVIVVP
- a CDS encoding tetratricopeptide repeat protein, which translates into the protein MIAFLGSPEFWFASPLGFLFAVFTLWMLVDAVRRDEWLWAFFIFLFPPINAPLYFFLVYRNAPSVATLGFELPGARDRRRIKELEAQIHHLDKAHHHLELGDIYFQQGKLPKALESYQKAFERDPNDPDTRSHLGQCLLRLNRPQEGQEMLDRVCAENPNHDYGYTLMALAEAQVALRETDAAIATLQRVLELHSYARARVQLAALYFEKGAADQARAELREVLADDSASPDFQRKRDRVWIRKARRMLKRG
- a CDS encoding VOC family protein; the protein is MFNEKAAGNSGLFAFPFSRLWVCRLPTHCWLQRAERDGRHLSSRAKAGIVALEASLAYDFMTKLLVLSLLLTPSVLAQLPPGNEKGVSMGHLHLRVSDLDVHKKLWIDALGAKAVKLGRLEAYQFPGVQVLLTKGPPSGGTEGSVVDHLGFKVKNLEETKAKLTAAGAKVLSENPKVHQMFIELPDGIKVEFYENAMQSDPVVHDHIHFAVPQIDEQRAWYEKMFGAVPGMSGIFKAADVPGVNLRWRAADSKLPGTKGRGVDHIGFEVTNLEAFCKKLEAEGVKFDMPYRSFPQMGLSIAFLTDPWGVYIELTEGLAKMK
- a CDS encoding cell envelope integrity protein TolA gives rise to the protein MAVTTERVDRLEEALTKFMEQTSLILAATREDITEIRASNARTDRQLLEMQKQAEKDRQQAEKDRQQAEKDRQQAEKDRQQAEKDRQQAEKERKEFNRQLAALSDRLGTLIEDMVAPNAPRVARTLFKGDEVIASAIRVKRQHPSEPGRNIEIDLIVVGHRHLLICEAKSKVTVEKAAAFQDKIRSIPEFFPEFSSFKVLPLIASVTIEPTLVTHLSRLRIYALGFGEDTMEILNSDAF